In one Vibrio rarus genomic region, the following are encoded:
- a CDS encoding ABC transporter permease: MNWREIFKQELKAILTNPVVVLTIFGGVIFYSFLYPLPYANQKPNEQHITVVNLDKSKVSYDLERMVDATSQIHITQTAHSINQAKQQFLDGEVSGILVIPEHFYRDLLLGKSPTLAFAGDASYFLVYGTIVEGLARAGGTLAAKAKVARLVMEGEPLVTAASHYSSISLNMKPTFNASGGYVNYVVPAVFVLILQQTLVMGVGIVGATIAKRESYARLLARVVCFSGFYYVLSAYYFGWSFNFYSVSRLAHPLQLFIFATPFLLSASMIGLLLGMVVPRRELVTVIVLMSSMPLVFSAGFIWPLEAIPEPIVWLSNLFPSTPAIQGFLQLNQMGADFSQVTPQYFTLLAQVFGWACVVFWVRRRQDLVSEKSKCSSVPLADNS, from the coding sequence ATGAACTGGCGTGAGATTTTTAAGCAAGAGCTAAAAGCTATTTTAACTAACCCGGTGGTAGTGCTTACTATCTTTGGTGGGGTTATATTCTATTCATTTTTATATCCGTTACCTTATGCCAATCAAAAACCAAACGAGCAACATATTACGGTAGTTAATTTGGATAAAAGCAAAGTCAGCTATGATCTTGAGCGCATGGTGGATGCCACATCCCAAATTCATATTACGCAAACCGCGCACAGTATTAACCAGGCAAAACAGCAGTTTTTAGATGGTGAAGTTAGCGGTATTTTAGTTATTCCTGAACACTTCTATCGTGATCTACTGTTAGGAAAAAGCCCAACGCTCGCATTTGCAGGGGATGCGTCGTATTTCCTGGTCTATGGCACAATAGTTGAAGGACTTGCTAGAGCAGGAGGTACATTAGCGGCAAAAGCTAAAGTGGCACGCTTGGTTATGGAAGGTGAGCCACTGGTAACAGCAGCAAGCCATTACAGCTCAATAAGCCTGAACATGAAACCTACCTTTAATGCCTCTGGTGGCTATGTCAATTACGTTGTTCCTGCCGTGTTTGTGTTAATACTACAGCAAACATTAGTCATGGGTGTCGGCATAGTTGGAGCCACGATCGCCAAAAGAGAGTCTTATGCTCGTTTACTGGCAAGAGTGGTCTGTTTTAGTGGCTTTTATTATGTATTAAGCGCCTATTATTTTGGTTGGAGTTTTAATTTTTACTCTGTATCTCGCTTAGCGCATCCGCTACAACTGTTTATATTCGCCACACCTTTTTTGCTCTCAGCTAGCATGATAGGGCTGTTATTGGGCATGGTCGTTCCTAGAAGAGAACTGGTCACTGTGATTGTATTAATGAGCTCTATGCCATTGGTATTTAGCGCTGGCTTTATATGGCCATTAGAAGCCATCCCTGAGCCCATTGTGTGGCTATCTAATCTATTTCCTAGCACACCAGCCATTCAAGGCTTTTTACAGCTAAACCAAATGGGGGCGGATTTTTCTCAAGTTACCCCTCAATATTTTACGTTACTTGCACAGGTGTTTGGTTGGGCCTGTGTGGTGTTTTGGGTGAGAAGAAGGCAAGACCTTGTTAGTGAAAAAAGTAAATGCAGTTCAGTTCCCCTTGCAGACAACAGCTAG
- a CDS encoding ABC transporter permease — protein sequence MLVFLADEWQRLRQDKWLLASITWLPILIAICVWWIFSQGIARSLPIAVIDHQHSKLSYQLTHSLDASDMLQVNTHFLSEGEAKKALIGSDIYAYMIIPKHFDRDILLSNPPQVSVFYNSQYILVGKLINSAIVRAIGTFDAQIETLKHLSLGGQTVKSALGQSVTVRNQITPLFNSNSNYAQFLVSAIVPAIWQIVIVVGTILTLALHKRQGLMQHWPEQGVLRCLVNTLSCYIPIYLILGMGFLAWFYLYLDWPMQGGFGVLIVAQLATIIACMLVGCLFFFITFDAARALSFAGAFTAPGFAFMGITFPVTDMNTLAQFWRSLLPISHYIEAQVSQVSYGAATWQTLEHLIPMLGYLLLLLVLAKLANKKIQGASNELA from the coding sequence ATGCTGGTTTTTTTAGCCGATGAGTGGCAACGGCTGCGTCAAGACAAATGGCTATTGGCATCCATTACTTGGTTGCCAATCTTGATCGCCATTTGTGTGTGGTGGATATTCTCACAAGGTATTGCCCGCTCACTGCCCATAGCGGTGATTGATCACCAACACAGTAAGCTCTCTTATCAATTAACGCATAGTCTCGATGCAAGCGATATGCTGCAAGTAAACACTCACTTTCTATCGGAAGGCGAGGCAAAAAAGGCGTTAATCGGCAGTGATATTTATGCTTATATGATCATCCCAAAGCATTTTGACCGAGATATTTTATTATCGAATCCCCCGCAAGTAAGCGTGTTTTATAACAGCCAATATATATTAGTGGGAAAGCTGATTAACTCGGCTATTGTGCGCGCTATAGGGACCTTTGATGCGCAAATTGAAACCTTAAAGCATTTATCGTTAGGTGGGCAAACGGTGAAAAGCGCTCTTGGACAGTCAGTGACAGTGCGCAATCAGATCACGCCTTTATTTAACAGCAATAGTAACTATGCCCAATTTTTGGTTTCAGCCATTGTGCCTGCTATTTGGCAAATTGTGATTGTGGTCGGCACCATACTCACCTTAGCGTTACATAAACGGCAAGGATTGATGCAACACTGGCCAGAGCAAGGAGTCTTGCGTTGCCTAGTGAATACATTATCGTGTTATATCCCCATTTATCTCATTTTAGGGATGGGCTTTTTAGCTTGGTTTTATCTCTATTTAGATTGGCCGATGCAAGGAGGATTTGGCGTGTTGATTGTGGCGCAACTCGCGACAATCATTGCCTGTATGTTGGTGGGATGTCTCTTTTTCTTTATTACCTTTGATGCGGCCAGAGCCTTGAGCTTTGCCGGTGCATTTACCGCCCCAGGATTTGCCTTTATGGGGATCACTTTTCCGGTGACGGATATGAACACTCTAGCGCAGTTTTGGCGCAGCTTATTGCCGATTAGCCATTATATTGAAGCACAAGTTAGTCAAGTGTCTTACGGCGCTGCTACTTGGCAAACCCTTGAGCATCTTATTCCTATGCTGGGTTATTTATTACTGCTATTGGTGCTGGCAAAATTAGCCAATAAAAAGATACAAGGTGCGTCCAATGAACTGGCGTGA
- a CDS encoding HlyD family secretion protein — MSTKTPIAVAVLALVALVGYGFYQAYQPQPIRIQGQMTAQQYSISSKVAGRIDTINVKKGDKIHKGEQIFTIYSPEIDAKLEQARAGQEAAGAMAEQAENGARTQQISAAHDQWRKAKAASSLMEKTYRRVNHLYKDGVVAEQKRDEAYTQWQAAKYTENAAYQMYLLAKEGARSETKKAASEKVRMAAGAVAEVEAYAADTQIESRFDGEVSQVLLHSGELAPQGFPVVTVIDTLDSWAVFNVREDLLKHFAKDSEISAFVPALDDEVRFRITHVAVMGDFATWRATDSTQGFDLRTFEVEARPLDHQGEFRIGMSVVLTLDEQE; from the coding sequence ATGTCCACTAAAACCCCTATTGCTGTTGCTGTGTTAGCTTTAGTTGCCCTGGTCGGCTATGGCTTTTATCAAGCTTACCAGCCACAACCGATTCGTATTCAAGGTCAAATGACCGCTCAGCAATACAGCATTTCTTCTAAGGTGGCAGGGCGCATTGATACGATCAATGTAAAAAAAGGCGATAAGATACATAAAGGCGAGCAAATTTTTACGATTTATAGCCCAGAAATTGATGCTAAATTAGAACAAGCTCGCGCAGGACAAGAAGCCGCTGGAGCGATGGCTGAGCAAGCGGAAAACGGTGCACGCACGCAGCAAATTTCAGCCGCTCACGACCAATGGCGTAAAGCGAAAGCTGCGTCGTCGCTTATGGAGAAGACCTACCGCCGAGTGAATCATCTTTATAAAGATGGTGTGGTAGCAGAGCAAAAACGCGATGAGGCCTACACCCAATGGCAAGCCGCAAAATATACCGAAAATGCAGCGTATCAGATGTATTTATTGGCCAAGGAAGGGGCTCGCTCAGAAACGAAAAAAGCCGCTAGTGAAAAAGTGCGTATGGCAGCAGGCGCCGTTGCTGAAGTAGAAGCCTATGCCGCAGATACGCAAATTGAGAGTAGGTTTGATGGTGAAGTGTCACAAGTGCTTTTGCATAGCGGTGAGCTAGCACCACAAGGTTTTCCGGTTGTAACCGTTATTGATACGCTTGATTCATGGGCGGTATTTAATGTGCGTGAAGATCTGCTTAAGCATTTTGCTAAAGACAGTGAAATTAGCGCCTTTGTACCCGCTTTAGATGATGAGGTTCGTTTCCGCATTACTCATGTTGCTGTAATGGGTGATTTTGCTACATGGCGGGCAACAGACAGCACTCAAGGTTTTGATTTGCGCACTTTTGAGGTGGAAGCTCGCCCCCTTGATCATCAAGGAGAGTTTCGCATTGGCATGAGTGTGGTATTAACGCTTGATGAGCAAGAGTAA
- a CDS encoding TolC family protein: MCRIGHSGKNVKLKFKPIVIALVCGLSLPVAAQEVTFNQAWHLLMQQNNSLAAGQANVDRYKNLQVAKQSLNLPSVTLSANYTRLDDDVTLSGKQIKDSITTPITLPPISIPALANSYATLEEKDVFTSSIRAVWPIFTGGKIISAQSIAAAQTDEARAQLEMERQARFEDLAKYYFGVVLSKQVVQTYQSVEQGLEQHALFAAKLEQQGQIAHVEKLQADASLAKAKVDRKKAQRDLQIASSALTQILNQSQTVTPTSKLFINSNLPPLSAFTNETLASYPGLSILDAKEKQAKGLTDVEKSKYYPDVYLYGNYNLYEGDSITAQLTPDWFVGVGVSVPLLETSGRSGQLEAAHSAVLQITHLRAQAKQDLSVLVQKTYLEAEQSMEEVKGLNASIELAQENLRLRRKMFSQGLSNSLDVVDAELYLASIQTQQHVARFNYLISLNKLLALSGKMNTFSQYENRPNKTVNTARLSTHELTTTHELTKQGSTKQGETHVH; the protein is encoded by the coding sequence ATGTGTCGTATCGGTCACTCAGGAAAGAATGTGAAGTTAAAATTTAAACCCATTGTTATTGCGCTTGTATGTGGACTTAGCCTGCCGGTTGCAGCCCAAGAGGTGACTTTTAATCAAGCGTGGCATTTGCTAATGCAGCAAAATAACTCATTAGCTGCGGGTCAAGCTAATGTAGATCGTTATAAAAACCTTCAAGTAGCAAAACAAAGTCTCAATTTGCCATCGGTGACTTTGTCAGCCAATTACACTCGGCTTGATGATGATGTGACTTTAAGTGGCAAACAAATTAAAGACAGTATTACCACGCCTATCACTTTGCCCCCCATTTCTATTCCAGCATTAGCTAACTCCTATGCGACACTGGAAGAGAAAGACGTGTTTACCTCTTCAATCCGTGCTGTTTGGCCGATATTTACTGGCGGAAAAATTATTTCTGCACAATCTATTGCCGCAGCACAAACTGATGAGGCTCGAGCTCAACTGGAAATGGAACGCCAAGCTCGCTTTGAAGACTTAGCCAAATACTACTTTGGTGTTGTCTTATCTAAGCAGGTGGTTCAAACCTATCAATCTGTGGAGCAAGGATTAGAACAACATGCTCTTTTTGCAGCTAAGTTAGAACAGCAAGGACAAATTGCCCATGTTGAAAAACTGCAGGCGGACGCCTCATTAGCTAAAGCCAAAGTTGATAGGAAAAAAGCGCAAAGAGATCTACAAATAGCCAGCAGTGCTTTAACGCAAATTCTTAATCAATCACAAACCGTCACCCCTACAAGTAAACTGTTTATTAATAGTAACTTGCCACCGTTAAGTGCGTTTACTAACGAAACCTTAGCCAGTTACCCTGGTCTTTCAATTCTTGATGCGAAAGAAAAGCAAGCGAAAGGACTGACTGATGTAGAAAAGAGTAAATACTACCCAGATGTCTACTTATACGGAAATTACAATCTGTATGAAGGGGACTCTATCACCGCACAACTCACACCAGATTGGTTTGTGGGGGTAGGCGTTAGCGTACCACTATTAGAAACGAGCGGTCGCTCAGGGCAACTTGAAGCGGCGCACAGTGCTGTGTTGCAAATTACGCACTTACGCGCTCAAGCCAAACAAGACTTATCCGTACTGGTACAAAAAACTTATCTTGAAGCGGAGCAATCCATGGAAGAGGTGAAAGGATTAAATGCCAGCATTGAGCTTGCTCAAGAGAATCTACGCTTACGTCGCAAAATGTTTAGTCAGGGTTTATCTAACTCTTTGGATGTAGTCGATGCAGAGCTTTATCTTGCAAGCATTCAAACTCAACAACATGTTGCACGTTTTAACTATTTAATATCTTTAAATAAATTACTCGCCCTAAGTGGAAAAATGAACACCTTTAGCCAATATGAAAATCGCCCTAATAAAACCGTTAATACAGCGCGTTTATCTACGCACGAACTAACTACTACGCACGAACTAACTAAGCAAGGCTCAACCAAGCAAGGAGAAACCCATGTCCACTAA
- a CDS encoding diguanylate cyclase domain-containing protein, with translation MTIKAKLKLLLGGLFFFSMTNIVFVYFLESRSENKLQWVVHTNQVLQASTQLLSAISDTETGQRGYLLTGQSHYLEPYFHSRDEVKVIWGTLKELTLENPQQQQLLDELITDIDSKLEELALTIDLYNEHPEKAIAMVRSNVGKIHMDNIRVHLSAFSNEEQRLLEKHNGDYREVRAYITMLIIIEAIVMLFLALFTVLTVNRTLFTPLTKLLNATQKIEQGQKQDVVDYLPKDEIGCLMGRFYKMSENIHQRHSDLHTKAHTDELTGVKNRITLQSDIAEAITYSQLNNRIVAVCFIDMDGFKSLNDNLGHEYGDILLQAVAQRIQSTIRSSDRVYRYGGDEFIVLLSNIRSPDDLPHIINSLIDKVRQPLMYKDKVIDVCCSIGISVSPQDSTQPSQLVDYADKAMYLSKKGAQGEVIYYQS, from the coding sequence ATGACGATTAAAGCGAAATTAAAATTGCTGCTAGGGGGGTTATTTTTCTTTTCGATGACCAATATCGTCTTTGTCTATTTCCTTGAGTCGCGTAGTGAAAACAAACTGCAATGGGTGGTACACACTAATCAAGTGTTGCAGGCATCTACTCAATTACTTAGCGCTATTTCAGATACAGAAACGGGGCAACGCGGCTATTTGCTTACCGGACAAAGCCATTATTTAGAGCCATACTTTCACTCTCGCGATGAGGTTAAAGTGATATGGGGCACTTTAAAAGAATTGACCTTGGAAAACCCGCAACAACAACAGTTGCTTGATGAACTGATAACAGATATTGACAGTAAATTGGAAGAGTTGGCATTAACTATCGATCTTTACAACGAACACCCAGAAAAAGCCATTGCTATGGTTCGTTCTAACGTTGGCAAGATACACATGGACAACATTCGCGTTCATCTTTCAGCCTTTAGTAACGAAGAACAACGGTTACTGGAAAAACACAACGGTGATTACCGAGAAGTACGCGCCTACATTACGATGCTGATCATTATTGAGGCCATTGTTATGTTGTTTTTGGCGCTTTTCACCGTGCTAACAGTCAATCGAACATTATTCACCCCTTTAACTAAATTGCTCAATGCCACTCAAAAAATAGAGCAAGGTCAAAAGCAAGATGTTGTGGATTATCTACCTAAAGATGAAATTGGTTGTCTGATGGGTCGGTTCTATAAAATGAGTGAGAACATCCACCAGCGTCACTCTGATCTGCATACAAAGGCTCATACTGACGAGCTTACCGGGGTTAAAAATCGCATCACTTTACAATCAGATATCGCTGAAGCGATCACTTACAGCCAGTTAAATAACCGCATTGTTGCTGTTTGTTTTATCGACATGGATGGATTTAAATCACTCAACGACAACCTAGGTCATGAATACGGCGACATATTATTGCAAGCCGTCGCGCAGAGAATTCAGAGCACAATACGTAGCTCAGATCGAGTTTATCGCTATGGCGGGGATGAGTTTATCGTGTTGCTATCCAATATACGCTCCCCCGATGATTTGCCACATATCATCAATAGTCTGATCGATAAGGTCCGACAGCCCCTAATGTATAAAGATAAGGTTATAGACGTGTGCTGTAGCATCGGTATTTCTGTCTCCCCACAAGACTCAACCCAACCTTCACAATTGGTAGATTACGCGGATAAAGCGATGTATCTGTCTAAGAAAGGGGCACAAGGAGAGGTGATCTATTATCAATCTTAA
- a CDS encoding fatty acid cis/trans isomerase encodes MLMKKFTLIAFIVIFSGCASYVGLNFNELFGPEKVHKRTVASHTSQAHYFLDEVKPIIDKRCVVCHACYDAPCQLKMTSAEGIDRGATTAVVYQGERLTATAPTRLYEDAHSTQAWREHGFYPVLNERLQRRDVNIDAGVMAQLLIQKQQHPLPDDLILDDDDFDFSLNRSNICPTSDSIQAYKEQYPLWGMPYGLPALANDEQQTLLAWLRQGATMSELPPLSEAQTNARNKWEAYFNQDDLKRQITSRYIYEHLFLSHLYFSEFNERIFFSLVRSSTPPGEPIKRIATRRPYSDPGVQRVYYRLVQERETIVDKTHMPYALNQQRMDNYIKWFDRPDYQVNTLPSYDIKVASNPILAFSDIPVESRYRFMLEEAQNTIMAYIKGPVCRGQLALNVINDHFWVFFTDPNKAEKYGATEFYKSQVANMQLPSQLDSNTTPLFNWLKFSKSQSIYLTEKMKFMNDRFSDSEHLDLRMIWDGDGKNPNAALTIFRHFDSASVAKGLVGNQPKTAWVIDYALLERIHYLLVAGFDIYGNFGHQLITRMYMDLLRIEGESNFIAMLPKESRHQILSSWYQGQSVEFSDYLISNAKPFNQESGIEYRTNKPKQELLTLLTEHVMPALDHRYAISHTPLKRDSELQLQELHTLVGGGIKYFPQISIINIEAENGQQHVFTLIHNNAHTNISSLFNEDNNREPELDDFTLVNGILGSYPSVFLSLKEHQIPELVKTIRQVEDNDDYEALLDKFAIRRTDPNFWPFSDKIHAWYEKDQPIEYGLLDYNRYENR; translated from the coding sequence ATGTTAATGAAAAAATTTACCCTCATCGCCTTTATCGTTATTTTTTCAGGCTGTGCCTCCTATGTGGGATTAAATTTTAATGAGCTCTTTGGCCCAGAGAAAGTACACAAACGAACGGTTGCCAGTCATACATCTCAAGCGCACTATTTCTTAGACGAAGTAAAACCGATAATAGATAAACGCTGCGTAGTCTGTCATGCCTGTTATGACGCGCCTTGCCAATTAAAAATGACATCCGCAGAAGGGATCGACCGAGGAGCCACAACCGCGGTTGTGTATCAAGGTGAACGACTCACAGCCACCGCCCCCACTCGTTTATATGAAGATGCCCACTCAACTCAAGCTTGGCGTGAACATGGTTTTTACCCGGTCTTAAATGAGCGTTTGCAACGTAGAGACGTGAATATTGATGCTGGGGTAATGGCGCAACTTCTCATTCAAAAACAACAACACCCGCTACCTGACGACCTTATTCTTGACGATGATGATTTTGATTTCAGTCTCAACAGATCCAATATTTGCCCTACTTCAGATTCCATCCAAGCCTACAAGGAGCAATACCCTTTATGGGGTATGCCTTATGGTCTGCCCGCATTAGCCAACGATGAACAACAAACGTTACTGGCTTGGTTACGCCAAGGAGCGACCATGTCTGAGCTTCCTCCCCTTTCTGAGGCACAAACTAATGCACGAAATAAGTGGGAGGCTTATTTTAATCAGGATGATTTAAAACGCCAGATCACCAGTCGCTATATCTATGAACACCTGTTCCTGTCTCATCTTTATTTTTCAGAGTTCAACGAACGAATATTTTTTAGTTTAGTGCGCTCATCCACTCCCCCAGGAGAGCCTATTAAACGTATTGCGACTCGCCGGCCTTATTCCGATCCGGGTGTTCAGCGCGTCTATTACCGTTTAGTTCAAGAAAGAGAAACCATTGTCGATAAAACGCATATGCCCTATGCCTTAAACCAACAAAGAATGGATAACTACATAAAATGGTTTGATCGCCCTGACTATCAAGTTAATACATTACCAAGTTACGATATTAAAGTAGCTTCGAACCCTATTCTTGCCTTCTCTGACATTCCAGTAGAAAGCCGCTACCGTTTCATGCTTGAAGAGGCACAAAATACCATCATGGCTTATATAAAGGGGCCTGTATGTCGCGGGCAACTAGCGCTAAATGTTATCAATGACCATTTTTGGGTGTTTTTTACCGATCCCAATAAAGCAGAAAAGTATGGAGCCACTGAGTTCTATAAATCGCAGGTAGCCAATATGCAGTTACCTAGTCAACTTGATAGTAATACCACGCCCCTTTTTAACTGGCTTAAATTCTCCAAGAGCCAGTCCATTTATCTTACTGAGAAAATGAAATTTATGAACGACCGATTCTCAGATTCGGAACACTTAGATCTGCGTATGATTTGGGATGGAGATGGCAAAAACCCTAACGCTGCCCTCACCATTTTCCGACATTTCGATAGCGCCAGTGTAGCCAAAGGCTTGGTGGGTAATCAGCCTAAAACCGCATGGGTAATTGACTATGCACTTCTAGAGCGCATTCATTATTTGCTAGTGGCTGGTTTTGATATCTATGGTAATTTTGGTCACCAGTTAATCACCCGTATGTATATGGATTTACTGCGTATTGAAGGTGAAAGTAACTTTATTGCTATGCTGCCTAAAGAGTCACGTCATCAAATATTATCCAGTTGGTATCAAGGGCAATCCGTCGAGTTTTCTGATTACCTAATAAGTAATGCTAAGCCATTTAATCAAGAATCAGGCATTGAATACCGAACCAATAAACCAAAACAGGAGTTACTCACCTTACTCACAGAGCATGTTATGCCAGCATTAGATCATCGCTACGCAATTAGCCACACCCCATTAAAACGTGATAGCGAACTACAACTGCAAGAACTTCACACCTTAGTTGGTGGAGGGATTAAATATTTTCCGCAAATATCCATAATCAACATAGAAGCGGAAAATGGCCAACAGCATGTATTCACTCTGATTCACAACAACGCGCACACCAATATTTCTAGCCTATTTAATGAGGATAATAATAGAGAGCCAGAATTAGATGACTTCACCTTAGTCAACGGGATTTTAGGCAGTTACCCTAGCGTATTCCTCTCCCTAAAAGAGCACCAAATACCCGAACTGGTCAAAACCATTCGCCAAGTAGAAGATAACGACGACTATGAAGCACTGCTAGATAAATTTGCCATTAGACGCACCGACCCCAACTTCTGGCCATTCAGCGACAAAATCCACGCATGGTACGAAAAAGATCAACCCATAGAATACGGCCTATTAGACTACAACCGATACGAAAACCGATAA
- a CDS encoding transposase: protein MPRPRRTQISLEDTPYYHCCSRVVRRAYLCGDDAYSGKNYDHRRGWVESLLLKLTSVFAIDVAAFAIMSNHLHVVLHVDIEAANGWSDREVLEQWHQIFKGDELTHRFVKGHLLPPADTAILQHRIATYRSRLCDISWFMRCLNEPIARRANQEDNCSGRFWEGRFKSQALLDEAALITCMAYVDLNPIRAKMGKTLEQSEHTSIQLRIQGALRGEQPKRLLPFRADEQHNQPKGVAFSLSDYLQLMDETGRLIRDDKRGAISSGSQDLLIKMNIAPDNWMTLITQFGHLFHGPVGTLEELTSYCEHLEKRRRHFAHCCRYLKAN, encoded by the coding sequence ATGCCTCGCCCTCGAAGAACTCAAATTAGTCTTGAAGATACGCCTTATTATCACTGCTGCAGTCGCGTTGTCAGGCGCGCGTACCTTTGTGGCGACGATGCTTACTCTGGGAAAAATTACGACCATAGGCGCGGCTGGGTTGAATCATTATTACTAAAACTCACATCAGTATTTGCCATCGATGTTGCCGCTTTTGCTATTATGTCCAATCACTTACATGTGGTGTTACATGTTGATATTGAGGCCGCCAACGGCTGGAGTGACAGAGAAGTACTTGAGCAATGGCATCAAATATTTAAAGGCGATGAACTCACTCATCGCTTTGTTAAAGGGCATTTACTGCCCCCTGCAGATACCGCAATATTGCAGCATAGGATTGCTACTTATCGAAGTCGTCTTTGTGATATCAGTTGGTTTATGCGTTGTCTCAATGAGCCCATCGCACGCCGGGCCAATCAAGAGGACAACTGCTCTGGCCGATTTTGGGAAGGACGATTTAAATCTCAAGCCTTGCTCGACGAGGCTGCGCTAATTACCTGCATGGCTTACGTAGATTTAAATCCAATTAGAGCCAAAATGGGCAAAACACTTGAGCAGTCAGAGCATACCAGCATTCAACTTCGTATTCAGGGTGCTTTAAGGGGAGAGCAACCTAAACGCTTGCTGCCTTTTAGAGCCGATGAACAGCACAATCAACCTAAGGGCGTGGCTTTTTCGCTAAGTGACTACTTACAACTCATGGATGAAACAGGGCGATTAATTCGGGATGATAAGCGTGGCGCTATCAGTAGTGGTAGTCAGGATTTGTTGATAAAGATGAATATTGCCCCCGATAACTGGATGACACTTATCACTCAATTTGGCCACTTGTTCCATGGCCCTGTTGGGACACTTGAAGAACTGACATCTTACTGTGAGCATTTAGAAAAACGGCGACGGCATTTTGCACATTGTTGCCGATACTTGAAAGCGAATTAG
- a CDS encoding LysR substrate-binding domain-containing protein yields MPRITQRITETPIVKQRRIPPFRALRAFESAARHNSISLAADELMVSRAAISQQIKLLEEFLDSTLFNRVGSKLYLTEFALHYQPLLTETLDNLAMGTEHLFGKKKRQSLTIRVAQSLCHTWLLPRIADFNRTYPDISIQCHSTTNVYPSNSNNVDIEIVNGHGNWKGVKAYPLSLCEEWCVVASPSFIKGHNFMSSIANIANFPKIATLGYNEGWREWFDLTDIGLPFSEPIMQFDSTQLSVEAAIQGLGMLLAKSVLIEDSIKQGTLVKAHPLNMPSSSKHYLITNPTATNQAPIHLFCEWLKHSETP; encoded by the coding sequence ATGCCCCGAATTACTCAACGAATAACTGAGACACCCATAGTTAAGCAGCGCAGAATACCTCCATTTAGAGCGCTTCGAGCATTTGAATCTGCTGCGCGACATAACAGCATTTCTTTGGCCGCTGATGAGCTAATGGTCAGTCGCGCGGCAATCAGTCAACAAATTAAATTACTAGAAGAGTTTTTAGATTCAACTCTGTTTAATCGAGTGGGATCAAAGCTGTATCTAACGGAGTTTGCTCTTCATTATCAGCCTTTGTTAACGGAAACTTTGGATAACCTAGCGATGGGGACAGAGCACCTGTTTGGTAAGAAAAAAAGGCAATCTTTAACCATTAGGGTTGCGCAAAGCCTTTGTCATACTTGGTTGCTGCCTAGAATCGCTGATTTTAACCGTACTTATCCAGATATTTCGATTCAGTGTCATTCCACAACGAATGTTTACCCGAGCAATAGTAATAATGTTGATATTGAAATTGTGAATGGCCATGGCAACTGGAAAGGAGTTAAAGCATACCCTTTATCTCTCTGTGAGGAGTGGTGTGTTGTAGCAAGTCCTTCGTTTATTAAAGGGCATAACTTTATGAGTTCAATAGCAAATATTGCCAATTTCCCTAAAATTGCCACACTTGGTTACAATGAAGGATGGAGAGAATGGTTTGATTTAACCGATATAGGATTGCCTTTTAGCGAGCCTATAATGCAATTTGATAGCACCCAACTCTCAGTAGAAGCTGCCATACAAGGGTTAGGTATGTTGTTAGCAAAATCAGTACTCATAGAAGACTCAATAAAGCAGGGCACACTAGTAAAAGCTCATCCATTAAACATGCCGAGCAGCAGTAAGCACTACTTAATTACAAACCCCACTGCAACCAATCAAGCCCCCATCCACCTATTCTGCGAATGGCTAAAACACAGCGAAACCCCATAA
- a CDS encoding bactofilin family protein, whose protein sequence is MHVDGTIIGQVSVEQALIVSQSGRVEGDIFAGKVIVNGVIEGSCHATSVEILESGQIQGTIYTDDLSIERGGKFNGDTQPAQKEQVVELTAKEAPMDSSLKQRVNN, encoded by the coding sequence ATGCATGTTGACGGTACGATTATTGGACAAGTTAGTGTTGAACAAGCGCTCATTGTCAGTCAATCTGGGCGCGTGGAAGGTGATATATTTGCCGGTAAGGTGATCGTTAACGGCGTTATTGAAGGCTCTTGTCACGCCACTTCTGTGGAGATCCTTGAGAGCGGTCAGATACAAGGTACGATTTATACGGACGATTTAAGTATAGAGCGCGGTGGGAAGTTTAATGGTGATACTCAGCCTGCACAAAAAGAGCAAGTGGTGGAGTTGACCGCTAAAGAGGCTCCTATGGACTCGTCACTAAAACAGAGAGTAAATAACTGA